The nucleotide window aaagtaagaGGTGGTTTATAGTGTTTAAATCTGTGGTTCTGTCTAGATTCAGATGAATGAGATTTAAATCTAGGCTAAGGAGTACTCAGTCAATCACTCTTATGACTATGTCTTACTTTATTTATTAATCACTTTGATAGCATCTGCATCCAACGAGGAAAAACATATAATCAATGGTTTATAAATGATGGtcctattttatttacttataaataAGTTTTATAAGTGACACCTACTATTAACATCAGCTTTTCCTTCTCTTAGTTGAAATCTTACAGATATCTGCTTCCTTCAACTTTTAAAGACCGAGTAAAGAATGTGAATTAAAGTAGCAATTTATTAAGAATATTTATGCAACAAACAGTAGCTAATTGATTAGTTTTACTTATGCGGAAATCCATAAGACATTCAGCCCTTTTCCCTAAGTAATCGGGAGAACAGTAAGTATCTGCAGGAGGTATAGTTTTCCAATATTGCTTTTCCAGAAATTGTTGTCATCGGATGAGTTTTCCAAAGTGTTTGGAAAActcaggaaagagaagaggaaacccAAAGAACACAGACACCCCCCTACTGAGATTCCCCAGTCCAAAACTGCCAAGAGAAACCTCTCCACGGAGTTTACTAACTGTGAACAACAACCTGGGCCCCATGTGGACCCCTGGGTTCTTCAAACCCTTGGGTTGAAAGACCTCAACACCATTGATGACACCCTACCAGCTAACTACAGTGCCACCGCTGTCGCCTCTCATCTCAGAACAGTTCCCAGTACATCCTCCCAGTTTGTACACGATGAAGTTGGCTATGCTAATGTCCCCAGAGACCTACACCTTGACTATGTACATCAGAGAACGCATGCCTCACATACAACCTCCACTCACCAGGATGATTGTTTCAGTTTTCCTAGGCTTTCTAATCCTCCAGTAAGGGTGCAAACTCTTCCTTACCACACTGCAGATGTGTCACCCAACAAGACAGAGGTGGCCTTTTCCACTTCTTTGAGCCCTCACTGCAATGTGAAAACGCATTCTTTCCACCAGGGACAAGCCTTTGTGTGTCGAGATGAGGAGGGAGGTTGGAAGTTTACCTGGGTCCCTAAGCAGACCTAGTGACTCCCTTCTTCTATCACAGACTACTGCCAGGATCTCCATCTACGAAGACCTCTTGCATAAGGACTTGACCACTGAGAACACAGCAGCCCTTGCCTGCCTCTTGCCACTGCCAATATTCCTTTAGGTTACACATGTAAACTTGTAGCGTATGGTTGTTCATAAACCACACTAATGGGTCTGCTCTTCCTTTACTCATATTTGACCCATTTACATGTTCATACCTGCTGTTGGCCTTCTCTCATTGTCTGGTGCCTGGGAATATATTTTCTAATTACCGgtgcatttttgtttttctgtttttgttttttaagacaaaacTGTTCTTTTCCAATTATGGCCAGTTTAACAGTATATCATATTCAGTCAAAGTGTAAACCTGGCTTCCATTCATCCTCTGCTTGTCTTTATTTCTGAAGGCTACATTTAGAGTGAGTCCCAATTCTCTTTCACATACTTGCCACTGGATGTTTACAGATGGGGGTACTGCCCTTTGGCACTACTGAAGACACAGGGTGGATGTGAGTAACATCATATCCATGGAAGATCAAACAATTAAATGTACCATAGTGAGTGTCTCTTAAACAAAGCTAACCTCACTGATAAGCAATACCAATGACAGATTACAGCAGTCAAAAGAACTGCATCTGCTTTAAAGTGTCACGTGGTATATTAATCTCTATTGGCAGCTAACATTGTTTCTTTGAGCAATACGGTACAAACTTCTTTGAgggactttaatttttttttttttaaaaaaaagcaaggtTTCCCAAACTATACAGAGCCTGACAACTGTTTCACTGGAACAGTAAGTTGATGTTGTCTTACCCTTGTTCACCCTTCATTCAGCAATTCCACCAAAATATTTATGGAATACGTAGTATCTGTGTTGGACAAGGTACAGTGACATATGTCCCAAGATCAACAACAGCGCCCCAGTTAACCTTGAAAAAGCTATTTGATTTGTGTGAAGGTTTGACTTTTCTGACTCTAGATTACAGGCAGAAGACTAGGAAACCACTAACATTCTGAATGTTTGTGTGGGTTCCATCAGCTTCAGTCCAAAATAACATCCCAGCCTATTCCCTTTAATTTTGGTAAGTGATGCAGGCATTGCATAGGGTTTATATAcaatcaaaacaagaaaaatgatgATAAGCAATCTATTTGTAGCATCACCAATTCTGTTCTCATATATTTTTCAGCATCAGCCAGTTTTGTGTGTTAGTGAGCCTGGTAGAGAATCATTTGCATCTACCAATAGATACGAATTAATTCTCAGACTGTGCATAGGTTGAATGCAAATCCTAACAGCAAGGATTCATCCTTTTCTAGATTAAAGAAATGTTCCCACGTGTTTGTTTCCTTTCCACCCTGTTCTTGTCAGAATTAATCATACATCATGGACATTCACCTGTACTGTCTGCACACAGTTCATTACTATTTCTTTCTCCATCATCCTCCTCATCCTGTCACTTCACAGAAAGCACGTCTGAAATGTCTACTGACTGTAATTTTTTTGTTAGAAAGATGTGCCTTTGGTTTTTGGTCTTTGTTCTCTGTTTTAGTTTGATCATAAAATTCAAAGAATCTGTGTTATAATTTCTATCGCTAATCAGTTTTGTTTACTGGTACTCACTGGGGTGTTTTCATAACTTATGGAGCGATAGAACTTTTAAAAGCTTCCTTTTCAAAAGAGTTCCTTTTACATTTTAGTATCCACATCCCTGGTGGGTAATGTCAATCTCATTTTAGAATAAC belongs to Rattus norvegicus strain BN/NHsdMcwi chromosome 11, GRCr8, whole genome shotgun sequence and includes:
- the Gmnc gene encoding geminin coiled-coil domain-containing protein 1 isoform X1, yielding MNTILPCQDQYFVGGQSSNCPYSTTTSESGVDVSKETWVSFWAAGLLDNSELQQAPHVLESPSGFSFPVPDSCSWEETELSSQLYRNKQLQDTLLQKEEELARLHEENNHLRQYLNSTLVKRLEEKAKKLLSSDEFSKVFGKLRKEKRKPKEHRHPPTEIPQSKTAKRNLSTEFTNCEQQPGPHVDPWVLQTLGLKDLNTIDDTLPANYSATAVASHLRTVPSTSSQFVHDEVGYANVPRDLHLDYVHQRTHASHTTSTHQDDCFSFPRLSNPPVRVQTLPYHTADVSPNKTEVAFSTSLSPHCNVKTHSFHQGQAFVCRDEEGGWKFTWVPKQT